The Candidatus Dormiibacterota bacterium genome window below encodes:
- a CDS encoding cyclopropane-fatty-acyl-phospholipid synthase family protein — protein MEPARIVQETLVALFGDTYGTAMGVRLWDGTRVEGSRQRFTLVVAHPGALRTALRAPFDLSAGRAFAAGLLDCEGDIEAAVDALLNAVAGLTPRRAAHIWLMLRRLPRARLARLREARLRGGLHSRARDLAAIGFHYDLPLPFYATFLDSHLIYSCAYYDDGLSNLETAQLAKLDHTLRKLRLAPGERLLDIGCGWGALVIRAAQAFGARALGITLSRSQYEEGNRRIDAAGLRRSASIELRDYRDLGDERFDKVASIGMFEHVGRAKLPEYFRAAYRALRPGGLFLNHGIAAEGPAVGRRATSFMERFVFPDGELVRIAEALAVAQDAGFEVRDVENLREHYARTLRAWVANLERHRTEAVDAAGEQSYRIWRLYLAGSAQGFRSARIAIYQSLLARPRGDGTVDLPPTRRDLYA, from the coding sequence ATGGAGCCCGCACGCATCGTCCAGGAGACTCTCGTCGCGCTCTTCGGTGACACCTACGGCACCGCGATGGGCGTACGGCTCTGGGACGGAACCCGCGTCGAGGGCAGCCGCCAGCGCTTCACGCTCGTCGTCGCGCATCCCGGAGCGCTGCGTACGGCGCTACGCGCACCGTTCGACCTTTCGGCGGGAAGGGCGTTCGCGGCCGGCCTCCTCGACTGCGAAGGTGACATCGAAGCCGCCGTCGACGCGCTGTTGAATGCCGTCGCCGGCCTTACGCCTCGGCGCGCCGCACACATCTGGCTGATGCTGCGCCGTCTCCCGCGAGCCCGGCTTGCGCGACTGCGCGAAGCGCGCTTGCGCGGCGGGCTCCATTCACGAGCGCGCGATTTGGCCGCGATCGGATTTCACTACGATCTCCCGCTGCCGTTCTACGCCACCTTTCTCGACTCGCATCTCATCTATTCGTGCGCCTATTACGACGACGGCCTTTCGAACCTCGAGACGGCACAGCTCGCGAAGCTCGATCACACCCTACGCAAGCTTCGTCTCGCCCCCGGCGAGCGTTTGCTGGATATCGGATGCGGCTGGGGCGCGCTCGTCATCCGCGCTGCGCAAGCGTTCGGCGCGCGCGCGCTCGGCATAACGCTCAGCCGATCGCAGTACGAGGAAGGCAACCGGCGCATCGACGCTGCCGGATTACGCCGGAGCGCGAGCATCGAGCTACGGGATTATCGCGACCTCGGCGACGAGCGCTTCGACAAGGTCGCGAGCATCGGCATGTTCGAGCACGTGGGCCGCGCAAAACTGCCGGAATATTTTCGCGCCGCATATCGCGCGCTTCGCCCCGGCGGCCTCTTTCTCAATCACGGAATCGCCGCCGAAGGCCCCGCAGTGGGTAGACGTGCGACGAGCTTCATGGAGCGCTTCGTCTTTCCGGACGGCGAACTCGTGCGTATCGCCGAGGCGCTGGCCGTCGCGCAGGACGCCGGCTTCGAGGTGCGCGACGTCGAGAACCTGCGCGAGCATTACGCACGGACGCTGCGCGCGTGGGTTGCAAATCTCGAACGGCACCGCACCGAAGCGGTCGACGCGGCCGGTGAGCAGAGCTACCGCATCTGGCGGCTCTACCTGGCCGGCAGCGCACAGGGCTTCCGCAGCGCGCGCATCGCGATCTATCAATCACTGCTCGCACGTCCGCGCGGCGACGGCACGGTCGATCTGCCGCCGACGCGACGAGATCTGTATGCCTGA
- a CDS encoding ATP-binding SpoIIE family protein phosphatase produces the protein MHTRVGKIRMQALLLSAAPLLFLVLLAVFAALLVSNAQSISASSQQATRVLGESDALSAIVTAAARSVTDYTSSHRPADLRNYRRWAAAFPGQAKSLLALTTEQPAVRASARRYVAATHEGMIVIARYLALMQAGHASQARAYAASPPVRRLSLTLNSTKSGLDKQERSLTMSGFDAFSRRLRFALAVILLVCLCGIAATLLAMTHFGLRIVRRLELLASNVRRLGSGESVQAIDGNDEIATLDRLYQEITRRLREALRQKDELLFAYEREHHVASTLQQALLPQNLPVVPGVRIDAAYVPAAKSAEIGGDWYDVFSISERSLGIGVGDVAGHDLQAATVMGSARQAIRIAAREDPDPASVLRRVNHAICADDQQRMVTAFFGVLDLADGKLRYAVAGHPPPFLVTPERETSTLEGSGIALGVNRRSDFTTYELCLGLGNALVLYTDGMVEAERDYDKGMAALEAAIRVEAFSPGGNIAEQIQRRIFAGVQPRDDSAVLFVGITDLQCAPASALRQTWKLDAKDESAAHRVKRAVLWHLGEIAAPASDFAAVEAIVGELVSNVARHTPGDAEVTLECDDRSVALHVSDRGKAFRSTGEHVPDVLAEGGRGLFLVRALAERLDVVHTSAGNRVSVLLPVAIGSPLSITAA, from the coding sequence ATGCATACGCGAGTCGGCAAAATTCGTATGCAGGCGCTGCTCCTGAGTGCCGCGCCCCTGCTTTTTCTCGTCCTGCTCGCCGTCTTTGCGGCGCTGCTCGTCTCCAACGCGCAGTCGATCTCCGCTTCGTCGCAGCAAGCGACCAGGGTTCTCGGCGAGAGCGATGCCCTCAGCGCGATCGTCACGGCGGCGGCCCGCAGCGTTACGGACTATACGTCGTCGCACCGCCCTGCGGACCTGCGCAATTACCGGCGCTGGGCCGCAGCATTTCCGGGGCAAGCGAAAAGCCTGCTCGCCCTCACCACGGAGCAGCCGGCGGTACGCGCGAGCGCGCGGCGCTACGTCGCGGCAACGCATGAAGGCATGATCGTGATCGCACGCTACCTTGCGCTGATGCAAGCCGGGCACGCGTCGCAAGCACGCGCGTATGCCGCGTCGCCGCCCGTCCGCCGGCTCTCCCTTACGCTCAACAGCACGAAGAGCGGCCTCGACAAGCAAGAGCGCTCTCTGACGATGTCAGGCTTCGACGCCTTTTCGCGGCGTTTGCGTTTTGCGCTTGCCGTCATTCTCCTCGTCTGTCTCTGCGGAATCGCCGCAACGCTTTTAGCGATGACGCACTTCGGCTTGCGCATCGTGCGCCGTCTCGAGCTCTTGGCGAGCAACGTACGCCGACTCGGCTCGGGCGAGAGCGTGCAGGCGATCGACGGAAACGACGAGATCGCAACGCTCGATCGGCTCTACCAAGAGATCACGCGCCGTCTGCGCGAGGCGTTGCGGCAAAAGGATGAGCTGCTCTTCGCATACGAACGCGAGCACCACGTCGCGTCGACGCTGCAGCAGGCGCTGCTCCCGCAGAACCTGCCGGTTGTCCCCGGCGTGCGCATCGACGCCGCATACGTTCCTGCCGCAAAGAGTGCCGAGATCGGCGGCGATTGGTACGACGTGTTTTCGATTTCCGAGCGGTCGCTCGGCATCGGCGTCGGCGACGTCGCCGGACACGACCTTCAGGCAGCGACGGTCATGGGATCCGCGCGTCAGGCGATTCGCATCGCTGCACGCGAGGATCCGGACCCCGCGAGCGTCCTTCGTCGCGTCAATCACGCAATCTGCGCCGACGATCAGCAGCGCATGGTGACGGCGTTCTTCGGCGTGCTGGATCTCGCGGACGGCAAGCTGCGCTACGCGGTCGCCGGGCATCCGCCGCCCTTCCTCGTAACGCCGGAGCGGGAGACGAGCACGCTCGAAGGCAGCGGCATCGCGCTGGGCGTCAATCGGCGCTCCGATTTCACAACGTACGAGCTGTGCCTCGGGCTCGGGAACGCCCTGGTGCTCTACACGGACGGTATGGTCGAGGCCGAGCGCGACTACGATAAAGGCATGGCGGCCCTCGAAGCCGCGATCCGCGTCGAAGCATTCAGCCCTGGGGGCAATATCGCCGAGCAAATCCAGCGGCGCATTTTCGCGGGGGTGCAGCCGCGCGATGACTCGGCCGTGCTGTTCGTCGGCATTACCGATCTGCAGTGCGCGCCGGCGTCGGCGCTTCGCCAAACCTGGAAGCTCGACGCGAAGGACGAGAGCGCGGCGCACCGCGTCAAACGTGCGGTACTCTGGCATCTGGGCGAGATCGCCGCGCCAGCGTCGGATTTCGCTGCCGTCGAAGCGATCGTCGGCGAGCTCGTGTCGAACGTGGCGCGGCATACGCCGGGCGATGCCGAGGTGACGCTGGAGTGCGACGATCGCTCCGTCGCGCTGCACGTGAGCGATCGGGGCAAGGCGTTTCGTAGCACGGGCGAGCACGTTCCCGACGTGCTGGCCGAGGGCGGCCGCGGTCTCTTCCTGGTTCGGGCGCTGGCAGAACGGCTCGACGTGGTACACACGAGCGCCGGTAACCGCGTCTCGGTGCTGCTCCCGGTCGCGATCGGGTCGCCGCTTTCCATCACCGCGGCGTGA
- a CDS encoding glycosyltransferase 87 family protein — protein sequence MRQVAAILLVAAALGISGANVARGRYAMGDFKAFYCSARVVLQHGDPYAAAPMARCERQPARYPLYVTQPGEVVPAPLPGYAIALFVPFALLPFDIAAFVWIVLLAAAFAVAVALFAKTGAGDGWAIAVALALPMVAVCFPVGELPPIALLGIALAAWSARYGRPWALALGVAFALVEPQIGAAVLLAAVALGRRFAIPAIAVAAILGLVSLTLLGVAGNVAYFRVVLPAHLLSELPSVLQYSLSWMLYRIGVAAGAAIFAGRLCWIVMLGVTVWFARSDAARARPEIAFLAAPAFAVVGGPFLHLDQIALAVPAAAWLATNALRPSWLRTAALVALAVPVLYVFSVIRLVALAPFVGAWLAATSYASAIVGIRTALLTIVVLSLIGGVAILTGTGSMHAPPVQTLPATLPQAAWAQYIGKHFIMTSWSLWLVKAPIWLAIAATAAGLVSLARAPKGAAA from the coding sequence ATGCGGCAAGTCGCCGCGATTCTGCTCGTCGCGGCGGCACTTGGAATCTCAGGAGCCAACGTCGCTCGGGGCCGCTACGCGATGGGCGATTTCAAGGCGTTTTACTGTTCGGCGCGCGTCGTGCTGCAGCATGGCGACCCGTACGCGGCGGCACCGATGGCGCGCTGCGAGCGGCAGCCGGCACGGTACCCATTGTACGTGACGCAGCCCGGAGAAGTCGTACCGGCCCCGCTGCCCGGATATGCGATCGCGCTGTTCGTGCCCTTCGCACTGCTGCCGTTCGACATCGCCGCCTTCGTCTGGATCGTGCTTCTCGCGGCGGCGTTCGCAGTCGCTGTCGCGCTCTTCGCCAAGACCGGTGCCGGAGACGGGTGGGCGATCGCGGTCGCGCTCGCCCTGCCGATGGTTGCCGTCTGCTTTCCCGTGGGCGAGCTTCCTCCGATCGCGCTTCTGGGGATTGCTCTTGCCGCGTGGAGCGCGCGATACGGCCGCCCGTGGGCGCTTGCGCTCGGCGTGGCATTCGCCCTCGTCGAGCCGCAAATCGGTGCGGCAGTACTGCTCGCGGCGGTTGCGCTCGGCCGGCGCTTTGCGATCCCCGCAATCGCGGTTGCCGCGATTCTCGGCCTCGTCTCGCTGACGCTACTCGGCGTTGCGGGAAACGTCGCCTACTTTCGCGTCGTTCTCCCCGCGCATCTGCTCTCCGAACTCCCGAGCGTCCTGCAGTACAGCCTGTCATGGATGCTCTATAGGATCGGCGTTGCGGCCGGCGCGGCGATCTTCGCGGGAAGACTCTGCTGGATCGTGATGCTCGGCGTCACGGTGTGGTTCGCGCGCAGCGACGCCGCGCGCGCTCGCCCCGAGATCGCGTTCCTCGCAGCGCCGGCGTTTGCCGTCGTCGGCGGCCCGTTTCTCCACCTCGATCAGATCGCGCTTGCCGTTCCGGCCGCCGCGTGGCTGGCGACGAACGCTCTGCGCCCCTCCTGGCTGCGCACGGCGGCACTCGTCGCGCTTGCGGTGCCGGTGCTCTATGTCTTTTCAGTCATCCGACTGGTCGCGCTCGCACCGTTCGTAGGCGCGTGGCTCGCAGCGACGTCATACGCGTCGGCGATTGTCGGTATCCGGACGGCGTTGCTGACGATCGTCGTGCTGTCGCTGATCGGCGGCGTCGCGATTCTCACCGGCACGGGAAGCATGCACGCGCCGCCCGTTCAAACGTTGCCGGCAACGCTGCCGCAGGCGGCATGGGCGCAATACATCGGCAAGCACTTCATCATGACGTCGTGGAGTCTCTGGCTCGTGAAAGCCCCGATCTGGCTTGCGATTGCCGCGACCGCCGCCGGACTCGTCTCGCTCGCGCGCGCGCCGAAGGGGGCCGCCGCATGA